A genome region from Arachidicoccus soli includes the following:
- a CDS encoding class I SAM-dependent methyltransferase, with product MEAKINYGIDAPKVIRNLLMIGVMLILAAFAAAPLLSHSWLLMLDGAFLYTGFFCVAEGLLMIWYSKFGKLKQRDRMLKLHSFTGEEKVLDIGTGRGLLMIGAAKHLTSGSAIGIDIWNNEDLSGNNAARTLENARLEGVKDKVEVLNENIVLTTFASNSFDLILSNLCLHNIYESRSRRAACEEIYRLLKPGATAIIADFRHTAMYKSIFEELGMQVKKYGPYIFNTFPPLTIILAEKDRSKIDLLGDETKPR from the coding sequence ATGGAAGCTAAAATCAACTACGGTATAGATGCGCCAAAAGTAATCAGGAATTTATTAATGATTGGAGTGATGCTTATTCTTGCTGCATTTGCAGCCGCTCCTTTATTGAGTCATTCTTGGCTTTTAATGCTTGACGGCGCATTTCTATACACAGGCTTCTTTTGCGTTGCCGAAGGATTGTTGATGATTTGGTATAGTAAATTTGGTAAACTAAAACAAAGGGATAGAATGCTGAAGTTGCATTCATTCACTGGAGAGGAAAAGGTACTGGATATCGGAACAGGACGCGGGTTGTTAATGATAGGAGCAGCAAAACACTTGACAAGCGGTAGTGCTATTGGCATTGATATTTGGAATAATGAAGACTTAAGCGGGAATAACGCGGCAAGAACATTGGAAAACGCAAGACTGGAAGGCGTTAAGGATAAGGTAGAGGTATTGAATGAGAATATTGTCCTCACTACTTTTGCCAGCAATAGCTTCGATCTCATTTTAAGCAATCTTTGCCTGCATAATATATATGAATCAAGAAGCAGAAGAGCAGCATGTGAAGAAATTTACAGACTGCTAAAGCCCGGCGCTACAGCCATTATTGCTGATTTCAGGCACACGGCTATGTATAAAAGTATTTTTGAAGAATTGGGTATGCAAGTAAAAAAATATGGACCATATATTTTTAATACTTTTCCACCATTGACTATAATCCTTGCAGAAAAAGACAGGTCTAAGATTGATCTATTAGGTGATGAAACCAAACCTCGGTAG
- a CDS encoding TonB-dependent receptor, whose product MKKSMLLVLFSFCVIHGFTQVIINGTVKDKKMKPIIGASIAIKNSYDGAVSDSSGNFKFATSDNGNDTLLVSCAGYEDFMELLEIHKPIHLNVILKETIYELNAVTVTAGAFSAGDAKKGVIMSALDIVTTATNGDITTALRTLPGAQQVGEQEGLFVRGGTGDETKQYMDGAVISNPYFKGPPQITQRGRFNPFLFSGTVFSTGGYSAIYGDALSSVVLLTSNDLPQKSEVDLSVSPLFLGAGTQQLSKSKKSSFGLNYGYTNVSLYFDVIKTKPDFFKAPQYQTTDFNYRAKTKWGGMIKYYTSFGYNVVGMRNQDIDSLYLKDQFNVKSTNWYNNLNWTENLGKRWKMYWSNSFSINSDKIKEQVVNANNQPKEFDTATYWMNLKNFDLKNSTDNLQSRIVMEKKLKRLNALRFGGEYNYESTKLLFNNYPINLQDNYGALFAETDAYFSNHFMMKLGGRAEHSTLLDKTNWSPRISFAYSVGANAQMSAAYGMFYQKPENMFLMYNRNLDFTKATHYIINYQKTGDKQLFRIEAYYKDYENLIKTVSLQNGAFSYNNKGSGYAEGIDVFWRDKKTFKNFEYWVSYSYLDTKRDYLNYSETLRPDYATPHTFSVVGKKFFQRLKTQVNLTYSFATGRPYYHFIPDGNHGYDLTDKGTTIDYNSIGLSVDYLPNLGKANAKNNIVIVATVSNLLNNKQIYGYNYSYTGSYKEAVLPPARQFFFIGIFFTWGVDRSQQVINDNL is encoded by the coding sequence ATGAAAAAATCAATGCTACTGGTATTATTTTCTTTTTGTGTCATCCATGGTTTTACACAAGTTATTATTAATGGGACCGTAAAAGATAAAAAAATGAAACCCATCATTGGTGCTAGCATTGCTATTAAGAATTCTTATGATGGTGCAGTATCAGATAGTTCAGGTAATTTTAAATTCGCGACTTCTGATAATGGCAACGATACCTTGTTGGTTTCCTGTGCTGGATACGAAGATTTTATGGAGCTGCTTGAAATCCATAAGCCTATCCACCTCAATGTTATACTAAAAGAGACCATCTATGAGCTGAATGCTGTTACCGTTACGGCTGGTGCGTTTTCGGCAGGAGATGCTAAAAAGGGTGTCATTATGAGCGCTTTAGATATTGTAACGACGGCGACCAACGGAGACATCACCACTGCTTTGCGTACATTGCCAGGTGCGCAACAAGTCGGTGAACAGGAGGGCTTGTTTGTTCGTGGAGGAACAGGTGATGAGACCAAACAATATATGGATGGTGCTGTAATTAGTAATCCCTATTTTAAAGGCCCTCCACAAATTACGCAGCGGGGGCGTTTTAACCCGTTTTTATTCAGCGGAACTGTGTTTAGCACTGGGGGATATTCAGCTATTTATGGAGATGCACTTTCTTCGGTAGTGCTATTAACAAGTAATGATTTGCCTCAAAAATCAGAAGTAGATCTATCCGTCTCCCCTTTATTCCTTGGAGCAGGAACGCAACAATTATCTAAGTCTAAAAAATCTTCCTTTGGGTTAAACTATGGCTATACCAATGTTTCACTATATTTTGATGTAATAAAAACTAAACCTGATTTTTTTAAGGCACCACAATATCAAACAACAGATTTTAATTATCGGGCAAAAACTAAATGGGGAGGCATGATAAAATATTATACATCTTTTGGATATAATGTTGTTGGTATGCGTAATCAAGATATTGACAGCCTTTATTTAAAAGATCAGTTTAATGTAAAAAGTACAAATTGGTATAACAATCTTAACTGGACTGAAAATTTAGGTAAACGATGGAAGATGTATTGGTCAAATAGTTTTAGTATCAATTCTGATAAAATAAAAGAACAAGTTGTAAATGCAAATAACCAGCCGAAAGAATTTGATACTGCAACTTATTGGATGAATCTGAAAAACTTTGATTTAAAAAATAGTACGGACAATTTACAATCTAGAATTGTAATGGAGAAGAAGCTGAAACGGCTGAATGCATTAAGATTTGGTGGGGAGTATAATTATGAATCGACGAAGCTTTTATTCAATAATTACCCAATCAATCTGCAAGATAACTATGGCGCTTTGTTTGCAGAAACTGATGCTTATTTTTCTAATCATTTTATGATGAAATTAGGGGGTAGGGCAGAACATTCTACCTTATTGGATAAAACAAATTGGTCTCCCCGAATATCCTTTGCCTACAGTGTGGGCGCAAATGCACAGATGTCAGCAGCATATGGTATGTTCTATCAAAAGCCTGAAAATATGTTTTTGATGTATAACCGTAATTTGGATTTTACAAAAGCTACCCATTATATTATCAATTATCAAAAGACGGGGGATAAACAATTGTTTCGTATAGAAGCTTATTATAAAGATTATGAAAATTTAATAAAAACAGTGTCCTTACAGAACGGTGCATTCTCTTATAATAATAAAGGTTCTGGTTACGCGGAAGGAATAGATGTCTTTTGGAGAGATAAAAAGACTTTCAAAAATTTTGAGTATTGGGTGAGCTATTCTTACTTGGATACAAAAAGGGACTACCTGAATTATTCTGAAACGCTCCGGCCTGATTATGCTACGCCGCATACATTTTCTGTGGTTGGGAAGAAGTTTTTTCAAAGACTGAAAACACAGGTAAACCTTACTTATAGTTTTGCTACAGGACGTCCTTATTATCACTTCATCCCCGATGGAAATCACGGCTATGATCTGACTGATAAGGGTACTACAATTGATTATAATAGTATTGGACTAAGCGTTGATTATCTGCCAAACTTAGGTAAGGCAAATGCAAAAAACAATATTGTAATTGTGGCTACCGTTAGTAATTTGCTGAACAATAAGCAGATCTATGGATATAATTATTCTTATACCGGCTCTTACAAAGAAGCGGTTCTTCCACCGGCCAGGCAATTCTTTTTTATAGGTATATTTTTTACTTGGGGCGTTGATCGTTCTCAACAGGTTATCAATGACAATCTTTAA